Proteins found in one Candidatus Acetothermia bacterium genomic segment:
- a CDS encoding GNAT family N-acetyltransferase → MTRRSAEIRPFDPSAAPVAELAAVHALSSCLRAEHWPEDPPRSRDDFVRELRTVPSFVVRRIWVAWHGGEAVGVATLTAYDTPDNRHAADADIGVAPPWRRQGMAKRLLAPIVAEAKAQSRTLLLGSTDSAVPAGAAFMERLGARVGLVSRTNQLDLAGLDRGLLRAWQDRAPRDEFELEWWIGPYPEENLAAVCALKEVMNTAPRDSLEVEDWHLTPEVVREQEAALAARKVERWTLYARHRASGELAGYTEVFWDPGQPEVLGQGDTGVLPKYRGHGLGRWLKAAMAEKVLKDRPQVKRIRTGNAASNAAMLKINHEMGFRPYKTWTTWQVEIERVKEYLKSGE, encoded by the coding sequence ATGACACGCCGTTCGGCGGAGATCAGGCCGTTTGACCCCAGCGCGGCTCCGGTGGCGGAGCTGGCCGCGGTTCATGCCTTGTCCAGCTGTCTGCGGGCGGAGCACTGGCCCGAGGATCCTCCCCGGAGTCGGGACGATTTCGTACGGGAGCTGCGCACGGTGCCCTCGTTCGTGGTCCGGCGGATCTGGGTGGCCTGGCACGGGGGCGAAGCGGTGGGCGTGGCCACCCTCACCGCCTATGACACCCCGGACAACCGCCACGCGGCGGATGCCGACATCGGGGTCGCCCCGCCTTGGCGCAGGCAGGGGATGGCCAAGCGGCTTCTGGCCCCTATCGTGGCTGAGGCCAAAGCCCAGAGTCGAACGCTCCTCCTTGGCTCCACCGATTCGGCGGTCCCGGCCGGAGCGGCGTTCATGGAGCGGCTGGGGGCCCGCGTCGGCCTCGTCTCCCGTACCAACCAGCTCGACCTGGCAGGGTTGGACCGGGGCCTGCTGCGCGCCTGGCAGGACCGGGCACCCCGCGATGAGTTCGAGCTCGAGTGGTGGATAGGGCCGTATCCGGAGGAGAACCTGGCCGCGGTGTGTGCCCTGAAGGAGGTCATGAACACCGCTCCCCGGGACAGCCTCGAGGTGGAGGACTGGCACTTGACCCCGGAGGTGGTGCGCGAGCAAGAGGCGGCGCTGGCCGCGCGCAAGGTGGAGCGGTGGACGCTTTACGCCCGGCACCGGGCCTCGGGGGAACTCGCCGGGTACACGGAGGTGTTCTGGGACCCGGGCCAGCCCGAGGTGCTCGGCCAGGGGGACACCGGTGTGCTCCCCAAGTACCGTGGGCATGGCCTGGGGCGGTGGCTGAAGGCGGCGATGGCGGAGAAGGTGCTTAAGGATCGCCCTCAGGTGAAGCGGATCCGCACCGGCAATGCGGCGTCGAACGCGGCCATGCTCAAGATCAACCACGAGATGGGGTTCCGCCCCTACAAGACCTGGACCACCTGGCAGGTCGAGATCGAGCGCGTGAAGGAGTACCTGAAGTCAGGCGAGTAG
- the uvrB gene encoding excinuclease ABC subunit UvrB: MYDISVEEDENFLAGRGGLFVHNTFTIAHVIQNVQKPTLVIAHNKTLTAQLYGEFRELFPDNAVHYFVSYYDYYQPEAYIPQTDTYIEKDAQINEEIDRLRHAATSSLLERRDVIVVASVSCIYGLGSPQDYAALSVALEAGHEYDLDEVLRQLVMLQYRRNELAFERATFRLRGDVLEIIPASEEVGYRIEWFGDEVERISAIDPLTGDVLAERARVTIAPATHYVTPEERLRQALAGIEAELEERLAEFRRAGKLLEAQRLEQRTLFDLEMLREMGYCPGIENYSRHLDGRQPGEPPWTLLDYFPPDSLVVIDESHQTVPQIHGMYHGDRSRKETLVEYGFRLPSALDNRPLGFEEFEARIRQVIFMSATPGPYERRVSEKIVEQIVRPTGLVDPEVEVHPVQGQIDHLLGELKRVTERGERALVTTLTKRMAEDLTDYLVELGIRARYLHSEIETLDRVEILRDLRLGKFDVLVGINLLREGLDLPEVSLVAILDADKEGFLRSATSLIQTIGRAARNVRGKVILYADEGTDAIREAVDETNRRRRIQNEYNLRHGITPQTVEKEVRDILAELHGRQAEPVQVPKAPEKLPRDELAGLIRALEREMRAAAERLEFELAAAYRDKIRELRRLL, encoded by the coding sequence GTGTACGACATAAGCGTGGAGGAGGACGAGAACTTCCTCGCCGGCCGGGGTGGGCTTTTTGTCCACAACACCTTCACCATTGCCCACGTGATCCAAAACGTGCAGAAGCCCACCCTCGTCATCGCCCACAACAAGACCCTCACCGCCCAGCTGTATGGGGAGTTCCGCGAGCTGTTTCCGGACAACGCCGTGCACTACTTCGTGTCCTACTACGACTACTACCAGCCGGAGGCGTACATCCCGCAAACCGACACCTACATCGAGAAGGACGCCCAGATCAACGAGGAGATCGACCGCCTGCGCCATGCCGCCACGTCGTCGCTTCTGGAGCGGCGGGACGTGATCGTGGTCGCCTCGGTGTCCTGCATCTATGGCCTCGGGTCCCCCCAGGACTACGCGGCCCTCTCCGTCGCCCTGGAGGCGGGCCACGAGTACGACCTCGATGAGGTGCTGCGCCAGCTCGTGATGCTCCAGTACCGAAGGAACGAGCTCGCGTTCGAGCGGGCCACGTTCCGCCTACGCGGGGACGTGCTGGAGATCATTCCCGCCTCGGAGGAGGTGGGGTACCGGATCGAGTGGTTTGGGGATGAGGTGGAGCGGATCTCCGCCATCGACCCCCTCACCGGCGACGTCCTCGCCGAGCGGGCCCGGGTCACCATCGCCCCAGCCACCCACTACGTGACCCCGGAGGAGCGGCTGCGGCAGGCCCTCGCGGGGATCGAGGCCGAGCTTGAAGAAAGGCTGGCCGAGTTCCGCCGGGCCGGCAAGCTCCTCGAGGCCCAGCGCCTGGAGCAGCGGACCCTGTTCGACCTGGAGATGCTCAGGGAGATGGGGTACTGCCCGGGGATCGAAAACTACTCCCGGCACCTGGACGGCCGCCAACCTGGGGAACCCCCGTGGACGCTGCTCGACTACTTCCCGCCCGACTCCCTGGTGGTGATCGACGAGTCCCACCAGACGGTGCCCCAGATCCACGGGATGTACCACGGGGACCGATCGCGGAAGGAGACGCTGGTGGAGTACGGATTCCGGCTACCGTCCGCCCTGGACAACCGGCCGCTTGGGTTCGAGGAGTTCGAGGCCCGCATCCGCCAGGTGATCTTCATGTCCGCCACCCCCGGTCCCTACGAGCGCCGGGTATCGGAGAAGATCGTGGAGCAGATCGTGCGCCCCACTGGCCTCGTCGACCCGGAGGTGGAGGTGCATCCGGTGCAGGGGCAGATCGACCACCTCTTGGGCGAGCTCAAGCGGGTCACCGAGCGGGGCGAGCGGGCCTTGGTCACGACGTTGACCAAGCGCATGGCCGAAGACCTCACGGACTATCTCGTGGAGCTGGGGATCCGCGCCCGGTATTTGCACTCGGAGATCGAGACCCTGGACCGGGTGGAGATCCTCCGCGACCTGCGCCTGGGCAAGTTCGACGTCCTGGTGGGGATCAACCTCCTCCGGGAGGGGCTCGATCTCCCCGAGGTGTCGCTCGTGGCGATCCTCGACGCGGACAAGGAGGGGTTCCTCCGCTCCGCGACCTCGCTCATCCAGACCATCGGCCGTGCCGCCAGGAACGTGCGGGGCAAGGTGATCCTCTACGCGGACGAGGGCACCGACGCCATCCGCGAAGCGGTGGACGAGACGAACCGGCGGCGTCGGATCCAGAACGAGTACAACCTACGCCATGGGATCACTCCCCAGACGGTGGAGAAGGAGGTGCGGGACATCCTGGCCGAGCTCCACGGCCGGCAGGCGGAGCCGGTGCAGGTACCGAAGGCCCCGGAGAAGCTCCCGCGGGACGAGCTGGCCGGGCTCATCCGTGCCCTGGAGCGGGAAATGCGCGCGGCGGCCGAGCGTCTGGAGTTCGAGCTCGCCGCCGCGTATCGGGACAAGATCCGGGAACTGCGCCGCCTGCTCTAG
- a CDS encoding ATP-binding protein, whose amino-acid sequence MTELVVISGKGGTGKTTAVGAIAALARDKVIADCDVDAADLHLLLRPKVEETVSYEGSELAEIEARLCIGCGRCLEACRFDAVVPMDNRFRIDSLSCEGCGACAHACPVGAIELRPRLSGWIHVSRTPYGTLVHGELRPGEGTSGKLVTQVRMRARALGRLEGAKLLLVDGPPGIGCPVIASLSGAHAAMGVTEPSLAALHDLARVVEVARHFRVRTYVVINKADLAEDMAERIEAFALEQGLSVLGRIPYDEAVTEAQAAGRPVVDRSTGAAAQALRSIWDRLSQELNLRS is encoded by the coding sequence ATGACTGAGCTCGTCGTGATCTCCGGCAAGGGCGGGACCGGGAAGACCACGGCCGTGGGGGCGATCGCGGCCCTGGCCCGGGACAAGGTGATCGCTGACTGCGACGTGGACGCCGCCGACCTGCACCTTCTCCTCCGCCCGAAGGTGGAGGAGACCGTGAGCTACGAGGGCTCGGAACTGGCGGAGATCGAGGCACGGCTGTGCATCGGCTGCGGAAGGTGCCTGGAGGCCTGCCGGTTCGACGCCGTCGTACCTATGGACAACAGGTTCCGCATCGATTCGTTGTCCTGTGAGGGCTGCGGGGCGTGTGCCCACGCCTGTCCGGTGGGGGCGATCGAGCTCCGGCCGCGCCTCTCCGGCTGGATCCACGTGTCCCGGACGCCCTATGGGACCCTTGTCCATGGAGAGCTCCGCCCCGGGGAGGGAACGTCGGGAAAGCTCGTGACCCAGGTGAGGATGCGGGCGCGGGCGCTCGGCCGCCTGGAGGGGGCAAAGCTCCTCCTTGTGGACGGGCCCCCCGGGATCGGCTGTCCGGTGATCGCCTCCTTGTCCGGGGCGCATGCCGCCATGGGGGTGACCGAGCCCAGCCTCGCCGCCCTCCACGACCTGGCCCGGGTGGTGGAGGTGGCCCGCCACTTCCGGGTCCGCACATACGTGGTGATCAACAAGGCCGATCTCGCCGAAGACATGGCGGAACGGATCGAGGCCTTCGCGCTTGAGCAGGGCCTTTCGGTGCTGGGCCGCATCCCGTACGACGAGGCGGTCACCGAGGCCCAGGCGGCGGGCCGGCCGGTGGTGGACCGGTCGACCGGAGCGGCGGCCCAGGCCCTCCGGTCGATATGGGATCGGCTTTCCCAGGAACTCAACCTTCGCTCCTGA
- a CDS encoding NifB/NifX family molybdenum-iron cluster-binding protein translates to MRVCVPTAGQGGLDDRVGGHFGRVPTYTAYDTETGEVEILPNASEHMGGVGLPVEHLAQAGVDVVICSGLGRRALDLLSQYGIEVFSGATGTVREAIEAWQAGRLGGADACDRRIFHDHGH, encoded by the coding sequence ATGCGGGTCTGTGTCCCCACCGCAGGACAAGGGGGCCTCGACGATCGGGTGGGGGGGCACTTCGGCCGGGTTCCCACCTACACGGCCTACGACACCGAGACGGGTGAGGTGGAAATCCTCCCCAATGCGTCCGAGCACATGGGCGGGGTGGGGCTCCCGGTCGAGCACCTGGCCCAAGCCGGGGTGGACGTGGTGATCTGCTCCGGACTTGGCCGCCGCGCCCTGGATCTCCTCTCCCAATACGGGATCGAGGTCTTTTCCGGGGCCACGGGCACGGTACGGGAGGCGATCGAGGCCTGGCAGGCCGGGCGCCTGGGCGGGGCCGACGCCTGCGACCGCCGCATCTTCCATGACCACGGCCACTGA
- a CDS encoding Mrp/NBP35 family ATP-binding protein → MKAANHVVMVLSGKGGVGKTTVAVNVAAALGRRLRVGLFDADLHGPNVPKMLGIEGATMRVHDGKLLPVPTSYDVAVVSIAFGLPTADTPLIWRGPLKMKAIREFLEDVAWGELDLLVIDLPPGTGDEALSVAQVVGQVDAALVVTTPQAVALLDARKAVNFARKVGVKHIGVVENMASLRCPHWGAEIDLFGQGGAERMAEEIGVPFLGRLPLLPEVVESGDRGRPAVASDPPEVREAFLVLAQRVWDFIGGHAGLG, encoded by the coding sequence GTGAAGGCCGCAAACCATGTGGTCATGGTGCTGTCTGGCAAAGGGGGCGTGGGCAAGACCACGGTCGCGGTGAACGTGGCGGCCGCCCTGGGGCGGAGGCTTCGGGTGGGCCTCTTCGATGCCGACCTCCACGGCCCCAACGTCCCCAAGATGCTCGGGATCGAGGGGGCGACGATGCGCGTCCACGATGGAAAGCTCCTCCCCGTGCCTACGTCGTACGACGTGGCCGTGGTCTCCATCGCGTTCGGCCTGCCCACCGCCGACACGCCGCTCATCTGGCGGGGCCCCCTCAAGATGAAGGCGATCCGCGAGTTTCTCGAGGACGTGGCGTGGGGGGAGCTCGACCTCCTCGTGATCGATCTTCCTCCGGGGACGGGGGACGAGGCCCTGTCGGTGGCCCAGGTCGTGGGGCAGGTGGACGCGGCCCTCGTGGTCACGACGCCTCAGGCGGTGGCCCTGCTCGACGCCCGGAAGGCGGTGAACTTCGCGCGCAAGGTCGGGGTGAAGCACATCGGGGTGGTGGAGAACATGGCGAGCCTCCGTTGTCCGCACTGGGGGGCCGAGATCGACCTGTTCGGCCAAGGCGGCGCTGAGCGCATGGCCGAGGAGATCGGGGTGCCGTTCCTCGGGCGGTTGCCCCTCCTACCGGAGGTCGTCGAGAGCGGGGACAGGGGTCGCCCGGCGGTCGCGAGCGATCCCCCCGAAGTACGCGAGGCATTCCTTGTCCTCGCCCAACGGGTGTGGGACTTCATCGGGGGGCATGCCGGCCTGGGTTGA
- a CDS encoding M42 family metallopeptidase, whose product MDKGKIGFLEQFLATVSPSGFEAEAAGVWREEAAKFAERTWGDLHGNAFAVVHEAGSPRVMLAGHMDEIGLMVAHIDDHGYLYVRAIGGWDSQMLPGQRVWIQTKSGRVLGVIGRKPIHLLEDEERKKVVRPEDLWIDIGTASKEETQKRVAIGDPVVLAYGPERLNDDLLVARGIDDRIGAFVALEALRLVKGLKPKAAVFAVATVQEEIGLRGAHTSAFGIDPLVGIAVDVTHTTDTPGTEGEKKRLGEVRLGKGPVIARGANINPRLFDLLVDTAEKEKIPYQVEPAPGGTGTDANAIQLTRAGVATALVSIPNRYMHSPCEIVSLSDLENAARLIAHAVARIEPSTNFMPGFAEGTTGGRRATRGRQRKGWEEAG is encoded by the coding sequence ATGGACAAGGGCAAGATCGGGTTCCTGGAACAGTTCCTGGCCACGGTTAGCCCATCGGGGTTCGAGGCCGAGGCGGCCGGGGTCTGGCGAGAGGAGGCGGCGAAGTTCGCGGAGCGGACCTGGGGTGACCTCCACGGGAACGCGTTCGCCGTCGTGCACGAGGCTGGCTCCCCGCGGGTCATGCTCGCCGGACACATGGACGAGATCGGCCTCATGGTGGCCCACATCGACGACCATGGGTACCTGTACGTGCGCGCGATCGGGGGGTGGGATTCCCAGATGCTGCCCGGCCAGCGGGTATGGATCCAGACCAAGAGCGGCCGGGTGCTCGGCGTCATCGGGCGGAAGCCGATCCACCTTCTGGAGGACGAGGAGCGCAAGAAGGTGGTCCGGCCCGAGGACCTGTGGATCGACATCGGCACTGCGTCCAAGGAAGAGACGCAGAAGCGCGTGGCGATCGGGGATCCGGTCGTGCTCGCTTACGGCCCGGAACGGCTGAACGACGACCTCCTCGTGGCCCGGGGCATCGACGACCGCATCGGCGCCTTCGTCGCCCTAGAGGCGTTGCGCTTGGTCAAGGGGCTTAAGCCCAAGGCGGCGGTGTTCGCCGTGGCCACGGTGCAGGAGGAGATCGGGCTGCGCGGGGCCCACACCAGCGCGTTCGGGATCGACCCGTTGGTGGGGATCGCCGTGGACGTGACCCACACCACGGACACCCCGGGCACGGAGGGGGAGAAGAAGCGGCTCGGGGAGGTCCGGCTCGGCAAGGGCCCGGTCATCGCCCGGGGGGCGAACATCAACCCAAGGCTGTTTGATCTCCTCGTGGACACGGCGGAGAAGGAGAAGATCCCGTACCAGGTGGAGCCAGCCCCGGGCGGCACCGGCACCGACGCCAACGCGATCCAGCTCACCCGGGCCGGGGTCGCCACCGCCCTCGTCTCCATCCCCAATCGGTACATGCACTCCCCGTGCGAGATCGTGTCCCTCTCCGATCTCGAGAACGCGGCCCGGCTCATTGCCCACGCCGTGGCTCGGATTGAACCTAGCACGAACTTTATGCCCGGGTTCGCCGAAGGCACCACGGGCGGTCGGCGCGCGACGCGAGGACGACAGCGGAAAGGCTGGGAAGAAGCGGGTTAA
- a CDS encoding DUF134 domain-containing protein — protein MPRPPKLRWCDGPPPRSVFKPAGVPLGTLPAVQLQLDELEALRLCDLLGLDQEGAGRRMGVSRGTVQRLLATGRTKVADALVHGKAIFITQADYIRFPSGRGRHRWGAPRG, from the coding sequence ATGCCGAGGCCGCCGAAGCTGCGATGGTGCGACGGGCCCCCGCCCCGGAGCGTGTTCAAGCCGGCCGGGGTCCCGTTGGGAACGCTCCCCGCCGTTCAGCTCCAGTTGGACGAACTGGAGGCGCTGCGCCTCTGTGACCTCCTGGGCCTGGACCAGGAGGGGGCGGGCCGCCGGATGGGGGTCTCCCGGGGGACCGTGCAGCGCCTGCTCGCCACCGGCCGGACCAAGGTCGCCGATGCCCTCGTCCACGGCAAGGCGATCTTCATCACCCAAGCCGACTACATCCGCTTTCCATCCGGCCGGGGAAGGCACCGGTGGGGTGCACCTCGCGGGTAG
- a CDS encoding glycosyltransferase family 4 protein: MVQVVFAGAHLGYDTREVPLGGGAQVGIHLVRHWAQTRPFALTVVGSGPGLDGISGVDYRQISWHVPGGGKHITDLTVAGYARFSREFERGVTAFLADLARDVDPRAVCVLHNDIAEAGDFAAIHRLGYPQVAIFHVDVVDYAAQIYLKGRVPAAVLARAFRTLARPGVTRFFPDVARLIFAKQEACARYCELLVVPSATMAAILRSAYPWRTASDVLALPWGTIAEPEPPGREEAVQALRARYGLDGGRPVLLTLSRIAPEKGQDLFLRALRLWEKREGTELVAFICGAPAYIHGASYMRTLARLAARLRRAEVHFPGYVTGAEKHAFFALSDLYVFPSRHESYGLTLMEALHAGLPVLTTAHRSARDLVRPEFGRVVPARPEALHKGLAELLARREELPQMGEAARRFAVGLPFSAAADRLSGAIQGLLDRASVPARVP, encoded by the coding sequence ATGGTTCAGGTGGTGTTCGCCGGCGCGCACCTCGGCTACGACACGCGGGAGGTTCCCCTCGGCGGCGGGGCCCAGGTGGGGATCCACCTCGTGCGCCACTGGGCCCAGACGCGGCCGTTCGCGCTCACCGTGGTCGGCTCTGGTCCCGGCCTGGATGGGATCTCAGGGGTGGATTACCGACAGATCTCGTGGCACGTTCCCGGGGGCGGGAAGCACATCACCGACCTCACGGTGGCCGGCTACGCCCGGTTCTCCCGCGAGTTCGAGCGCGGGGTGACCGCGTTCCTGGCCGACCTCGCCCGGGACGTGGATCCGCGCGCGGTCTGCGTGCTCCACAACGACATCGCCGAGGCCGGGGATTTCGCCGCCATCCACCGGCTCGGCTACCCCCAGGTCGCGATCTTTCACGTGGACGTGGTCGACTACGCGGCCCAGATCTACCTCAAGGGGCGAGTGCCTGCCGCGGTGCTGGCCCGGGCGTTCCGCACTCTCGCCCGACCGGGGGTGACCCGATTCTTCCCGGACGTGGCCCGGCTGATCTTCGCCAAGCAGGAGGCCTGCGCTCGGTATTGTGAGCTCCTCGTGGTGCCATCCGCGACGATGGCCGCGATCCTCCGCTCCGCCTACCCCTGGCGCACCGCGAGCGATGTCCTCGCCCTGCCCTGGGGGACGATCGCCGAGCCCGAGCCGCCCGGGAGGGAGGAGGCAGTTCAGGCGCTGCGGGCTCGATACGGGCTCGATGGGGGGCGCCCGGTGCTCCTTACGCTGTCCCGGATCGCCCCGGAGAAGGGGCAGGACCTCTTCCTGCGGGCCCTCCGGTTGTGGGAGAAACGAGAGGGCACAGAGCTCGTGGCGTTCATCTGTGGGGCTCCGGCGTACATCCACGGGGCGAGCTACATGCGCACGCTCGCGAGGCTTGCCGCGCGCCTGCGACGGGCCGAGGTGCACTTCCCGGGCTACGTCACCGGGGCGGAGAAACACGCGTTCTTCGCCCTGAGCGACCTCTACGTGTTCCCGTCCCGCCACGAGAGCTATGGCCTGACCCTGATGGAGGCGCTCCACGCCGGGCTCCCCGTGCTCACCACCGCCCACCGCTCGGCCCGGGACCTCGTTCGCCCGGAGTTCGGCCGAGTGGTGCCCGCCCGACCGGAGGCCCTGCACAAGGGGCTGGCGGAGCTCCTCGCCCGGCGGGAGGAGCTCCCGCAGATGGGGGAGGCGGCCCGCCGGTTCGCCGTCGGGCTCCCCTTCTCCGCGGCCGCCGACCGGCTGAGCGGGGCTATTCAGGGTTTGCTCGATCGGGCGTCGGTGCCTGCACGAGTTCCTTAA
- a CDS encoding thioredoxin family protein, translated as MMKRAPVFAILLGVAVVGFAAQVELHFFWATGCPHCEIMREFLDSLVQGYPDLRVVDHEVAFHPEEWRLMVNLAAAYDIEATETPVVFVGDLATVGIGRAVELLIQEEVERCLVAQCPSPLARLPDKVGWQLSPLEASLLALAVAAALFIVFQLTSR; from the coding sequence ATGATGAAGCGCGCTCCGGTCTTCGCCATTTTGCTTGGTGTCGCTGTGGTCGGGTTCGCCGCCCAGGTCGAGCTCCACTTCTTCTGGGCCACCGGCTGTCCTCACTGCGAGATCATGCGGGAGTTCCTGGACTCCCTCGTCCAGGGATACCCCGACCTCCGCGTGGTGGACCACGAGGTCGCGTTCCACCCCGAGGAATGGCGGCTGATGGTGAACTTGGCCGCCGCCTACGACATCGAGGCCACGGAGACGCCAGTGGTGTTCGTGGGCGACCTGGCCACGGTGGGCATCGGCCGGGCGGTGGAGCTCCTCATCCAGGAGGAGGTGGAGCGGTGTCTCGTCGCCCAGTGCCCATCGCCGCTCGCGCGCCTGCCGGACAAGGTCGGGTGGCAACTGAGCCCGCTCGAGGCCTCCCTCCTCGCGCTAGCCGTGGCGGCGGCGCTGTTCATCGTGTTCCAACTCACCTCCCGCTGA
- a CDS encoding DUF72 domain-containing protein has translation MPRFRIGCSGWVYPHWAGPFYPGDSREKDWFAFYARHFDTVEVNSTFYHFPREATVRGWAEKSPDGFLFTLKAWRGITHLRKFKGTEDLVRRFYAVGAELGDKLGGVLFQLPPTVPYNPGVLARILDQLDPTYRNTLEFRHPSWFNDEVAELLHERGVAMCIVSAPGLPEFVVATASHAFVRFHGREEWYAYRYSEEELRGWAGRLSGLPVDMVFAYFNNDAFAWAPENALRLKELVQAPTPDRANPE, from the coding sequence ATGCCACGGTTCCGGATTGGCTGCTCGGGATGGGTCTACCCCCACTGGGCAGGGCCATTCTACCCGGGGGACTCACGGGAGAAGGACTGGTTCGCGTTCTATGCGCGGCACTTCGACACGGTGGAAGTCAACAGCACGTTCTACCACTTTCCCCGAGAAGCTACGGTGCGCGGATGGGCCGAAAAGAGCCCGGACGGGTTCCTGTTCACCCTCAAGGCTTGGCGGGGGATCACCCACCTACGGAAGTTCAAGGGGACGGAGGACCTCGTGCGCCGGTTCTACGCGGTGGGGGCAGAGCTCGGGGACAAGCTCGGGGGAGTGCTGTTCCAGCTCCCACCGACCGTCCCGTACAACCCGGGCGTTCTCGCGCGGATCCTGGACCAGCTGGACCCGACCTACCGCAATACCCTGGAGTTTCGGCATCCGAGCTGGTTCAACGATGAGGTGGCCGAGCTCCTCCACGAGCGCGGGGTGGCCATGTGCATCGTGAGCGCCCCGGGGCTCCCGGAATTCGTGGTAGCCACCGCTTCCCATGCCTTTGTCCGCTTCCACGGCCGCGAGGAGTGGTACGCCTACCGGTACTCGGAAGAAGAGCTCCGAGGATGGGCGGGAAGGCTCTCGGGGCTTCCGGTGGACATGGTGTTCGCTTACTTCAACAACGATGCGTTCGCCTGGGCCCCAGAGAACGCGCTGCGGCTTAAGGAACTCGTGCAGGCACCGACGCCCGATCGAGCAAACCCTGAATAG
- a CDS encoding helix-hairpin-helix domain-containing protein has product MFSGSRSSSRNAEPRFWVAAVLVFAVIVYAGVRWIPWPSPKPVDMGPVDVPAMVVPIVFEEPGPLNVNRASAEELTQLPGIGPVLAERIVAFREAHGPFRTVDDLLAVPGIGPKTLAGFRDLITVDGD; this is encoded by the coding sequence GTGTTCAGCGGATCAAGGAGCTCTTCCCGTAACGCCGAGCCGCGTTTCTGGGTCGCGGCGGTCCTCGTGTTTGCGGTGATCGTCTATGCGGGGGTACGGTGGATCCCCTGGCCGTCCCCCAAGCCCGTGGACATGGGGCCGGTGGATGTGCCGGCCATGGTGGTCCCGATCGTGTTCGAGGAGCCCGGCCCGCTTAACGTGAACCGGGCCTCGGCCGAGGAGCTGACCCAGCTCCCCGGGATCGGGCCGGTGCTGGCCGAGCGCATCGTGGCCTTCCGGGAGGCCCACGGCCCGTTCCGCACGGTGGACGACCTCCTCGCCGTGCCCGGGATCGGTCCCAAGACGCTGGCGGGGTTCCGCGACCTGATCACCGTAGATGGGGATTAG
- a CDS encoding DUF362 domain-containing protein → MPKAQVAVVRASDYELGSVRPAVERALDLIGGLESVVRPGARVFVKINHLPPPSPPERGIITHPKLAEAMLTLLRDITPHIALGDDIHQANPAGFAVSGYRELCGRLGVELVNLRERGFVLVPCAGVVLREVFLARAVAEAEVLIDLPKLKTHSLTLFTGAVKNMYGAIPAGLRTRYHGEHPKPAEFGQLLVDIFSVAKPHLTLMDGIVAMEGAGPANGTLRPLGLVLAGRDAVAVDAVASRIIGIDPFAVGTTKAAHERDLGVGDLQEIEILGEPIEAARGFRLPPIPAGEIVGWFPRALTGFVTRQLRPKPKVATKRCMGCGACAAACPTGAAQLRAGKARIDRRRCIQCMCCHEACRFGAIILSRRLGP, encoded by the coding sequence ATGCCGAAGGCACAGGTGGCCGTGGTCCGCGCTTCCGACTACGAGCTGGGCTCGGTTCGGCCGGCGGTGGAGCGGGCCTTGGACCTGATCGGCGGGCTGGAGTCCGTGGTCCGGCCAGGGGCCCGGGTGTTCGTGAAGATCAACCACCTCCCCCCACCCTCCCCGCCAGAACGGGGGATCATCACCCATCCTAAGCTTGCCGAGGCCATGCTCACCCTCCTCCGCGACATCACCCCCCACATCGCCCTCGGCGACGACATCCACCAGGCCAATCCCGCTGGGTTTGCGGTTTCAGGTTATCGGGAGCTCTGCGGACGGCTTGGGGTGGAGCTCGTGAACCTGCGGGAGCGGGGGTTCGTGCTGGTCCCCTGCGCAGGGGTCGTCCTCCGCGAGGTGTTCTTGGCCCGGGCGGTGGCCGAGGCCGAGGTTCTCATCGACCTCCCCAAGCTCAAGACCCACTCCCTGACCCTGTTCACCGGGGCGGTAAAGAACATGTACGGGGCCATCCCTGCTGGCCTACGGACCCGCTACCACGGGGAGCATCCAAAGCCCGCGGAGTTCGGCCAGCTTCTTGTGGACATCTTCTCTGTGGCCAAGCCCCACCTCACCCTGATGGACGGGATCGTGGCCATGGAGGGCGCGGGCCCGGCCAACGGGACCCTTCGGCCCTTGGGCCTCGTCCTCGCCGGCCGGGACGCGGTGGCAGTGGACGCCGTGGCTTCCCGGATCATCGGGATCGACCCGTTCGCGGTGGGCACCACCAAAGCAGCCCACGAGCGAGACCTTGGGGTGGGTGACCTTCAGGAAATCGAGATCCTGGGCGAACCAATTGAAGCCGCGCGCGGCTTCCGCCTCCCCCCGATCCCGGCCGGTGAGATCGTAGGCTGGTTCCCCCGGGCCCTCACCGGATTCGTGACCCGCCAGCTCCGGCCGAAGCCCAAGGTGGCAACCAAGCGGTGCATGGGGTGCGGAGCCTGCGCCGCAGCCTGCCCCACTGGGGCCGCCCAACTCCGGGCGGGAAAGGCCAGAATCGACCGCAGGCGGTGCATCCAGTGCATGTGCTGCCACGAGGCCTGTCGGTTTGGGGCGATCATCCTCTCCCGGCGCCTTGGACCTTGA